GTAGAGTCTTGCACTGTAGAACTCGTTCTCTTGATATCACTATAGCCCAATGTAAGAGCAAGATTTTCTACATCCCAGAGATGGCTTTTGGCATCTTTTTTGGTCTTTACTTTTTGTATGTTGGTTAAGTTAATAGCCCTCCTTGTTGTCTGGGTAAGTATTAGATTTTTGTACGCATCTCGCTCCGCATTAGTACCAAAGCGGGTGAGGGAGGTCTTCATAAGTACGTCCGGATCAAGGGGATCGTATTTAGGAGAGATAACCTCTCTGTCGTAGCCTAGAAACAAAGGAAGACGAAGACCGAGTTTTTGCGGTAAAAACTTGTCAAGACTGATATTACTCTGGATACCCCATTGCAATGTATTATTACGCTCTCTTTGAGAAACCTTTTGCTCAAGGGTTCCAAACCCAGCTGACGTATATCTTAATGATCCTGAAACGGTGGCAAGATCGGCAAGCTTAACGTTTGCTCTTGCAGTAGCAGCCCAACCCGGACTTTCCTGAAAGTTCGTTGCTCTTAACTCATCAACCCAGATACATGCAGATTTCGGCTGTCCGTCCTTACTATATGGATTTCGCATACCTATCATGATTGTCTGAACAGAGCTTATGTCTGGCCTTCCGACAACAGTGATCTTTCTCCCATTGACAGTTTGAGAGAATGGACTGCTCAGGATCCTTCCTGATTTATCTCCCAAAACTTTAACGTCTATAAGATCTGCAATTCGTAGGTCTAGCTCGTTTTCAGGTCTCCAGATTTGGTTGACATCTCTGCTGCCTTGCGGTGTAAAGAATAGAGGAATAGAAACTTCGTAGTAGTTTTCTTTAAAATCTGTACCAATGCGGACAAAAGCTTCAAGTTGCCCATCTTTTGTATTGATATCCTCAGTTTCTGCGTGAACAAACATTCTGAGATTTTTGTAATTCAAAAGATCCAGGTTGATGATCTTATATGCTGCACCTGCTTTTTTATCCGGAATATCCTCTGCACAAATTCTCAGAGATTGTTCATTCAACCTTCTGTTGTTCTGAGCTGTAGCATCCTGATCTCTTGAGAACCCAGGAGGTAGTACATAGGGAATTTTATTCCCTTCCACCTTACCGTTTTCTTCAATGCTGACAGTTGATATATTAACAGGAGTTACTGAAGGTTCAAGAAACTCTCCTGTATTTTCATAAAGAGGTTCATTAAATGCTCTCCACTGACTTGCTACAAGCTGAAGTTTTACAAATCTCATTACAACAGGATCTTCGAATCCGGTAACATACATTCTCATAAATTTAATGGTTTTAAAACCATTAATATTTCCGACAATTGAGTCTGGCTCTCTGATAGGAATCCTGAACTGGTACCAGGTAACGCCGCTATCTCCTGTTACTTTATCTACCACGTGGTTTTTACCAATTGCAAAATCATTTTCATTAATGTTGATTTTGTATTCGTAATATTCATCAAGGTCGTTGATAGTGTTGTCCGCATTTAAATCTTCATTATCAGGTAGGGTAGAGTTGGATTGAGTAAAATTATTCTCCCCCGCTGCGATAGGAGAGTTGTTCTCCATACCATTATAGTTTTTATAACGTTGCAGGACGCTTAGTGCTTCAGCATCATTCTCTTTACCAAGGTAGTGTCTGAAATTGTCACCAGATGGGTCGGCAAGAATTTTGTTTTTTGCATCCTGAGTGATGCCAGGAATGTTAGTTACTTTTGTAAGGAAGTTATTGAAATAACTTTCTTCAGAAGCATTGTCAAGTCCATCAAGACCTATGTCTTGCCTGCTTCTTGTAGAGGGTTCGGTATCAAATGCGTTGGTAAGGAATGTTCTGGTTGTTACTTTCCCCCATTGGTTATTCTTCACTCCGTCGGCAGTGTCAGCATCTGTGGTAGGAAGTCCGTTTTCGAAAGCATGCTGCCCATCTTTCATGATATCTTCCGTGATGCTACCAAGGTTAAAGAATAATTGTCCGCCTTTGGTCACCATCTTGTTTTTACTATCATCTAGATAAACAGGCACTTTTGACTTAGGTGAGCTAGGGTTTGTTCCTTTCATAAAAGGATCCATCATCCAGAATTCTATGTATTGGATGTTTGCGTTGTCAAAGTCAATCTCATTACGGATGTCTCTTGTTATTGCACCCCAGTTCCTTGCAGGATTTTCAAATTCTCCGTCAGCATTCAGGTTCGGGTTAAAATTGTAAGGTCCTCTTTCTCTTGGAAAATATGCAAGGTCAAAGGTTACCTGGTTAAGAGTGTAAACCTGTCTATCTTGATTTGGAAAAATCTCCTGTGGTCTTACAATTCTGACAAAGTGGTTTTGGATGTGTTCCTCAAGACCTTTAGGTACGCCTGTTCCACTGTTGCGGTAAAATACGTTGTCGATATTATACCATGCAAGTTTCGCTCTGCTATAAGTATACTCGGTAGTTGTGCTGTTGCTTTGAGGAAAGCGTTTTGGGGTACCTCCGAGTTTCCATCTCGACCATGAAGTGGTCAGGTCGATTGAAGTTTTTGCTCCTTCAAAGTCATCAATAAAAGCAGTACCTCCATTTTTGGAAACGGCTTTTGAATGGCCTGGAATAAGTTGAGCAACTTCACCGGCAGCAGTTATTGTAGAAATCGCTTTCGTCTGAATTCCTGGTAAAAGGTCAACCGCTTTAGTAAGGATTCTGGAATCTTTCTTAAAGTTAGCATCAAAGCCTAACATGGTGTTTTTGCTTGGCTCATCACCTATACTAACCCTTGTAATATTTGGGGTCTCATTCTGGTGAAGGATAGTTGCGCCTAAAAGGATGTCGTCACTAATTTTATAGTCAAAGCGTGTTCCGAAGAAAGACTTTCTTCTAAAGTTAAAAATGTCCTGCTTTTCGTATCTGATTTTAATTTCTTTGTTGGAAGCAAGAATACCCTCATTAATAATAGTTACTTTGCCTTGCGCATCAACTGTATAATCTACATCCTGAACAAGAGGTACACTTCCAGCGGTAACAATTAATGATCCTTGAGCTACATTTATACCTGGAAGCTGTACGGAATTTGTTGCTGTAGACTGATAGCGGCCTTTCAGATAATATTTATTCTTAGAGGCAACAAGCATCGCATCTCTTTGGGTAGAGTCATAAAGCTCGGTAAAAACGTATTTGTTGATCAGATTTTGTTCTGTAGCCGGATCAAAAAATCTGTTCATATTATTTCCAAAAGGCTCAAGTACAGGGAAAATAATCCTTCCGTATTTTGAATCTATGGTTACATCTTCCACATAGTCAAAGTTACCGTCTGCGATAGGGTCATTGTTCATGTTTAGCCTGTCTAGTCCGGTCATTTTAAGGATGGTTTTTCCTGAAGCAATTGTACCTTCCTGGAGCACAGGCAAATCAAGACCACTATAGTCATTTTTATAAATTACCCTAAGCTGGAAGTTGTCTCTTGTGAGCTGAGTTCCTCCTATCTGATAGATGTTTTTCATCATCAGATCCCATGTAGGCAGTCGGGTTTTAGTTGCAGAAGGTTTGATCAATTTCAGAATTATTAAAGAGTCACCTGTTATATTGGTGATGTCTTCATTCATTTCACCGACTTTATATGTCTTTCCTTGGTAGGTATATTCAAATGCCACCGCTACACCGGCATCTTCCTGTATCTGTGTATTCAGTGTAATATATCCAAGGTCTGGTTGAAATTTAAAGTCAGTAGGTAGTAATTTTCGAGCACTTTTAATGACTTCATAATCGGTCCCTTTGGTAAGGCCCTGACTGTTCAGGTTAAATTCCAAATTATCAGAAGTTCTGTAAGTTGTTACCTTACTGTAGAGGTTGTTACTCTCATTGGATGCAGCCTTATTAGTGTTTCCCTGCAGGTTTTTGTTATAAGGATTAGATTCGCCGAGATCAAGATAACCAACGACACTTCTCAGATTTTGTGTAGTATTGGCTCTATTAGTTACATAAACGTCAACCCTGGTAATTTTCACTCCAGAGTTTAATACAGGTAAGCTGGCAAGAGAGCTTTCATAGTTGTTTCTGAAGAACTGTCCCAGGAAGAAGTGGCGTCTGTCTTCATAGTTGTCAGCTTTAATATTTATTTCACGAGCCTGTGAACCTCCTTGTAATCTTATTTCTTCACTTTTGCCTCGTTGGCTTGAGAATACTGAGGTAACAGATAATCTTCCGAATTGTAATTTTGTTTTAATACCAAAAAGATTCTGAGGCCCTTGCATAAGGACACTGTTTAATGGAAAGCTTACTGTACCCGCTTCTATCTTTTGTATGATATCTTCTTCAAATCCTGTATATTCAAGTTTAAGGTTGTTCTGAAAGTCAAATGTAGCCTTGGTATCCCAGTTGGCAGTAAGCTTAAGTTTTTCCCCAATCTTACCGACCACGTTCATACTGATTTGCTGGTCAAAGTCAAAACCTCCAGTTCTCTGTTGTCTTACAGGAATGTTGGGGTTATTAACACGTTGCCATTTCCCGCCAAAATCCAGCATTACCAGACCATTAGGTCTTATATCCACGAAGTTGCTTCCGAAAGGTCCTTCAAGTCCGCGCACATATATTTTGGGAATAAGGTTTCCTCTGGAAGAAACAGGAGTTTCGCCATCAAGACCTTGAGACTTAGATTTCCAGTAAGACTTCATCATTTCTTTCTGACGATACTTTGAGTATTCTTCAAAAGTCATAGAAGAAGGAGGTCTATAATCAAAGTCACCTACTTTCTCATAGATATTATAATTATCCATGCTGGAATCAAGCTCCACTTCTGTCTGCACATTGGTAGGGTTTTTTAGCAGGAAAGGAGATTTGGAGGATCTGTTAGAAAAAGGGTCACCCTCTCTGTCGCTTGGATTATAGTTAGGTCTTTTCTTTCTGTCTTTATTCTCTTCGGTGGAGTCACCGGGAGGTTCAGATCTTCTTAGTGTATAAGTGCTATTGCTGGGCTTTCCGAAGGAAACCCAGGTATAAAAAGTTACACAGCTAAGTGTTGCTACGAGTATATATTTATTCAGATTCAGCACTTGAAAAAAAATTATGCTGTTTTAAGCGCTTGTTTAATTAAATTTTCCAAAGAGATATTATCTCCCTCTTTTTTTATAATGCTATCAATACTCTTTTCAGCAACATTTTTAGCGATGCCTAATGTAATGAGTGCGGATAACGCTTCACCTCTGATTAAATTGTGTGAAGATTTTGTTAAGTTCAATAGTGCTTCGTTTCCAACTGGTTCTTTTTTGATTTTATCTTTTAATTCCAGTACAATTCGCTGGGCAGTTTTAAGACCTATTCCTTTTATTGATTGTATTGTCCGTACGTCTTCCTGGACTATGGCTCTGCTTAATTCTTCTGCATTTAATGAAGAGATAATCATCATGGCAGTTCCAGGGCCTACACCAGAGATGGATATGAGGTCAAGAAAAATTTTTTTCTCTGCAATGTGAAAAAAACCAAAAAGTGTATGAGCATCTTCTTTAATATGCAAATAAGTATGAAGCTTAACCTTTTCTTCATCTTTAATTAAAGAATAAGTTTGCAGAGAAATTCTTATCTGGTAACCTATTCCGTTAGTTTCAATTATTACAAAGAATGGGTCTTTGAACGCTAATTTTCCCTCTATATATGCGATCATATTTGCTGATTAATTGTATGGTTCTGAGTATCTACCACAGCTATAGCTGCCATATTTACTATTTCTCTGATAGAGCTGCCAAGCTGAAGTATGTGCACAGGTTTTCTCATTCCCATTAGTATTGGTCCGATTGTTTCAGCCTCTCCGATTTCCTGGAGAAGCTTATAGCAAATATTTCCTGCAGCCAGGTCCGGGAATATAAAAGTATTCGCACCTTCCTGAGCCAGAGCGCTAAACGGGTAATTTTCCTGTTGAAGTTTTGTGTTCAATGCGATATTTGCCTGAATGTCTCCCTCTATAACGAGCTCCGGGAACTTTTCTTTTGCAATTCTTGTTGCCTTTGCAGATTTTTCCGGTACTATCCCTTTAGATGATCCAAAATTTGAATAGGAGAGTACTGCAATACGTGGAGTGAAATCAAAAAAACGGACTGCATTGGCAGTTAATCCTATCAATTCAGCCAATTCTTCTGCATTCGGATTTTCATTTACTGTTGTATCTGCAAAAAAGTATGGTCCTTTTTTATTAAGAATGATATACATCCCGGCTACTTTTTTGGTACCTGGTGCTACTCCGATCACTTGCAGAGCAGGCTTAATTGAAGTTGCATAATCTTTAGTTAATCCTGTGATGAAACAATCAGCCTCTCCCTCGTCCACTAGCATAGCTCCGAAATAATTCCGGTCACGCATCATCTTTTTAGCCTCTTCCGGCGTGATGCCCTTTCTTTGACGCTTTTTATAGAATTTCTCTCCAAAGCTATAGCGTTTCTCTCTCTCTTCAATCGGGCTAATAATTTCACATCCCGTAAGATCAATCATATATTCATGACTCATCTTCCTGATCTTTTCCTTATTGCCAAGTAATACCGGTGTACCTATACCTTCATCAACTATAGTTTGTGCAGCTTTAAGTATTTTGAAATGCTCACCTTCTGCAAGTACGATTCTTTTAGGATTTTGCCTGGCTCTGCTAAAGATGCGGTTCATCAGTTTCTCATCTTTGCCTATTTTCTGCAGCAACTGATCGTGATATAAATCCCAATCAGTGATCTGACTTTGAGCTACACCTGACTCCATAGCAGCTTTAGCTACTGCAGGAGATATCGTGGTGATAAGTCTTGGGTCAAGCGGTTTTGGAATAAGGTAAGTTTTGCCAAAAGAAATTTTTTCATCTCCATAGGCTTTATTCACAATTTCCGGAACTGGTTCTTTAGCCAGGTCGGCAATGGCTTTCACTGCTGCCCGCTTCATGGCTTCATTGATATCCGTTGCTCTAACGTCCATAGCTCCTCTGAAAATATATGGAAATCCCAGAACATTATTTACTTGATTAGGAAAATCGGATCTGCCTGTAGCTATAATGGCGTCAGGCCTTGCTTCAAGTGCGGAAGTATAATCTATCTCAGGTACAGGATTGGCCAATGCGAAGATAATAGGCTGCTTAGCCATTTTTTTCACCATCTCTTTGGTGAGAATATTTCCAGCGGATAGGCCAATAAAAATGTCAGCACCTTCAATTGCCTCGTCAAGTGTATATACATTTCGGTCTGTGGCAAATTGAGTCGTTACAGGGTTCAGGTCAGTTCGGTCTTTTCTCAGAACACCATTAACATCAAGCATTGTGATGTTTTCCAACTTTGCCCCAAGGTCCAGGTAGATTTTTGTGCATGCAATAGCTGCTGCGCCGGCACCACTAATTGTGAAGCGTACAGATTCTATATTTTTCTGAACAAGCTCAAGTGCATTTAGCAATGCCGCCCCTGAGATGATTGCCGTGCCGTGCTGATCGTCGTGCATGACAGGTATATTCATTTGTTCACGGAGCTTTTGCTCTATTACAAAACATTCCGGAGCTTTGATATCCTCCAGGTTAATACCACCAAATGTCGGCTCCAGAGATTTTACTATTCTTACAAATTCATCAGGGTCTGTACTGTCGATTTCTATATCGAATACATCAATGCCTGCGAATTTTTTAAACAAAACGCCTTTGCCTTCCATTACAGGCTTAGATGCGTCTGGTCCGATATTGCCTAGTCCAAGTACTGCAGTACCATTGGAAATTACTCCTACAAGATTTCCTTTTGCAGTGTATTTGTAAACCTCTTCTTTATTCTGATGAATTTCTTTACAAGGCTCTGCTACACCAGGGGAGTATGCCAGTGCGAGGTCGAGCTGGGAAGAGAGCATTTTAGTAGGTACTACTTCAATCTTTCCTGGCTGTCCTTGACTATGATAGTTAAGGGCATCCTCTCTTCTTATATGAATAGCCATAATTTTAGTAAATAATTCGGGTTGTTTTTTTTAAGAGAAGAATTAATTCATTAAAAAAATGTAGGAAGTGCTTTGAACTGTATGCAAAAGAATTTTTGAATCTACTCGCGACAATCTGATCTTCTGAATTTCTTAATTTGTAATCCCCTTTTAAAAATTTGTTTTATAAAGAGTAAAAATAACTAATTAATCTTAAACAATTGTAAGTTTTAATGGCTGAGTTTTGACAGGAATAGGCTTAAAAATCAAAGTAAAAAGGAATAATAAAAATGAGCTGGGGAAATAAAAAAATGCTAAGTTTTAATTGTATTCTTTTAAAACTTAGCATTTGAAAATTTGTATCCGAGCTTGTTAGCTCATTATTAATTTTTGTCCGACTTTGATGTCGTTAGACTTAAGATTATTCAGTTTTTTTAGTTTTTCAACCGGGATATTGTTGGATTTGGAAATAGTCCAAAGAGTGTCACCTGGCTGTACGTAATATACTTTCTTTTTAGGGACATATTTCTTCTTATTACTCTCTGTGTGCTTTGCCAATGTTGGCTTTTCCATTATAAATCCACCTTTGTAGATGGTAAGCTTTTGTCCTGACTTAATGCTAGAGCCTTTAAGCTTATTCCATTTTTTAAGGTCAGAAAGACTTACTTCATATTTGTCTGCAATTTTAGAAAGTACATCACCTTTCTTTACGGTATAATAAACCTTTTTCTTTTGTGCAGTAGCAACTTCACGAGATTTATTTTCAGATGAAGGCTTTGTGCTGGCAAGCTGTACCGATGGTTGGGCAAGATCTTCGTCATTTTCATCACCAGATCTTTTTGAGCTTTCATCCAGAATAGCCAGTTTGTTCATCGCAAAATATTCAGATTTATCTGAAGGTATTCTGACGTGGAAAGGGTAATTGTCCGGAAGATAATTTCTTTTTATAGCTGGATTCAACTTAGTGAATTCATCTTTGCAGATATTCAGTTGATCACAGAACATATCAAGATTTACATATTGATTGATATGCACTGTATCGAAGCGAATAGGATATTCCAGTGAGTCTGCGAAGATATTATGATCCTGCATGTGGTTCATTGTGTAGGTTAGGGCTACGAACTGAGGAACATATCCTCTGGTTTCCTGTGGAAGGAAGTTATAAATTTCCCAGAAAGTATCCTTGTATCCTGATTTTCTGATAGCTTTTCTGACATTACCAGGGCCACAGTTATAGGAGGCCAAGGCTAATTCCCAGTCATCAAAAATATTGTAAAGGTCTTTAAGATATCTGCACGCAGCTTCTGTTGCCTTGTATGGATCTAGTCTTTCATCCACATACTGATCTTGTTTCAGTTTGTAGATTTTGCCAGTGCTTGGCATAAACTGCCATAGACCTGCAGCTCCTGCTCTTGATATTGCTTTAGGATTAAGCCCTGATTCAACAATTGCCAGGTATTTTAATTCCTGAGGCATATTGTGTCTTTTTAGAGCTTCTTCAAAAATTTCGAAATACAGGCGTTTTCTGCGTTCCATTACGACAGAATAGTGTCTGTTACGAACTGTGAAATAATCGATGAAACCTCTAATTTTTTTATTAAAGGTAAGTTTTACATTTTTTTCCAGACATTTTAATCTGTCTGCAATCAACTCATCCGGAACTTCAGGAATACTATCGGCAACTGCCACTGTTGTTTCCTCAGGTTGAGGCGCAACATTGGTAGTCGTATCTTGTTCAGTTGTAAACTGTCCATAAGAAACAGTTGACAGTAAAGTGCAAACAACAAGGATTAACCCCTTTAACTTTCCAGACTTGTTGAATAATTTTTCCATATTAATTTTTGCTAGTTAAGTATTTGGAGAAAGCTAATAAGCTGCTCTCTTCAAATGCTTTTGTCATGATCTGAATACCGATCGGCAAACCTTGGCTGTCGTTTCCGGCAGGCACCGAGATTGCAGGAATTCCTGAGAGGTTCGCCTGAACTGTAAACACGTCGGCGAGGTACATTGAGATGGGATCTTCTGTTTTCTCTCCTATCTTAAACGCTGTAGTAGGAGTGGTTGGTATAACCAGAAAGTCAACATCTGAAAGTATTTTTTCAGTTTGTTCCTTAATCAGTCTTCTGACCTTTTGCGCTTTGGTATAGTACGCATCATAATAACCCGCACTGAGCACAAAAGTTCCAAGCATAATTCTTCTCTTTACTTCTGCTCCGAAGGCTTCTGACCTTGTCTTTTTATAGAGGCTTTGCAAATCAGTAGCTTCAGAACTTCTGTAACCGTATTTTACGCCATCGTATCTGGAAAGGTTGGAACTAGCTTCCGCAGTTGTAAGGATATAATAGGTAGGAAGAATGTATTCCAGCAAAGAAAATTCAACAGGTTTAACTGTATGTCCCTCTTTTTCAAGGGTAGTTAAAATGTCCTTAGTTTTTTTACGGATGTCTTCGTGTACACCCGGACTTTCGACAGACTCTTTTAAATATCCGATCTTTACTTTTTTGCCAAAGTCAAGCGACTTTGAATAAGTCGGAACTTCTTTGTGTGAAACTGTGCTGTCAAAGTTATCGGCACCAGCCATGATCTCAAGTAAAAGAGCTGCGTCTTCTACTGATCTTGAGATGATACCTATAGTGTCAAATGAGGAAGAATAAGCAATAAGGCCGTATCTGGAGATACGGGAATAGGTGGGTTTTAATCCATAGATACCGCAGAAAGCTGCAGGTTGTCTAACAGAACCTCCAGTATCTGATCCAAGAGAAGCAAGACAAAGATCAGCTTGTACTGCTACCGCAGATCCGCCTGAAGATCCTCCGGGTACTCTGGTGGTATCAGCTTCATTTAAAGAGGGACCGAATGCAGAATTTTCATTGGAAGACCCCATAGCAAACTCGTCACAATTTTGCCTTCCAATGATAATTGCATCCTCATCAATAATTCTTTGAACTGCAGTTCCGTTAAACTGAGAAATAAATCCGGACAGAATTTTACTGGAACCTTGAAGTCCATGGTTTTTATGACATAGAACATCTTTTATTCCAATGACCATTCCTGCAAGTTTCCCTGCTTTGCCTTCTTTTATTTTCTGATCAACTTCGATTGCTTTGGCTAATGCTTCTGTTTCATAAACTTCCAGATAAGCATTTAGGTGAGCTTTTTTCTTGATATTACCTAAGTAATATTCTGTAAGCGATCTGCATGAAATCAGTCCTTTGTTAAGGTCTGAACGTACTTCTTCTAAAGAATTATATCTTTTCAATTCCCCTCCCTAATTATTGGTTTATTTTTTATCCTCTTTTGCGCCTTCTTCGATTTCGCTTTTGATTTCTTTAGTGGCGTCTTTAAATTCTCTGATACCTCTTCCTACTCCTCTTGCAAGTTCAGGGATTTTCTTGGCACCAAACAATAATATTACTACGGTAAGGATAAGAAATACTTCCCAGCCTCCCATATTTGGAAGAAATAAGAACATTGAATAAGCCATTTTCTTAGATATTTATAAAATATTAAATAATTTACACAAAGATAGGTAATAAACTGCAGGCCGCAAAACCCAAATCCTGAAGGCAGGAATTGAAATGTGGAAAACTTTCCTTGTAAACTTCTTTTAGTGAGTCAATTATAAATTTGCCTGACTTTCTTCAGGAGATTTTTAATTGCAATTTAATTGGCCTGGTTTATTTAATGTAAAGCCATTTTTCAGGGTCTAATTTTTCATTGTTTTTCCAGATCTGGAATTGCAGTTCAGAAACGTCATTCTTATCTGTATAAATATATCCTAGCGGTGTTTTGGCGTCAATTTCCTGCCCGGTTTTAACCAATACGGTTTTTAGCTTGGCATATACGGAAAAATACTCTCCATGCTGCACCATTACTACGTAATTCATTCCTGGTACCTCAGCTACTGCAATTACTTTTCCTCTAAAGACACTTCTAACCTGTTCATCTTTCAAGGTTTGAATGTCTACTCCCAGATTTTCTACATATACTCCTTTTAATACCGGATGTGGCTGTTTCCCGAAATGGTGGGAGACACTTCCATGAACAACAGGCCAGGGAAGCTTAGCCATATTTCCAGCAAAGGAATTGGACAAATTATTCGCCTCTGGTGTCAGATTTGGTGATACAGGGGCACTTTTACTATTAGACTTTCCCGAATGCTTATCTTTTGCTTCACGTTCTTTTGCTTCTTTAGCGGCTTTTGCAGC
The Sporocytophaga myxococcoides DSM 11118 genome window above contains:
- the gatA gene encoding Asp-tRNA(Asn)/Glu-tRNA(Gln) amidotransferase subunit GatA, producing the protein MKRYNSLEEVRSDLNKGLISCRSLTEYYLGNIKKKAHLNAYLEVYETEALAKAIEVDQKIKEGKAGKLAGMVIGIKDVLCHKNHGLQGSSKILSGFISQFNGTAVQRIIDEDAIIIGRQNCDEFAMGSSNENSAFGPSLNEADTTRVPGGSSGGSAVAVQADLCLASLGSDTGGSVRQPAAFCGIYGLKPTYSRISRYGLIAYSSSFDTIGIISRSVEDAALLLEIMAGADNFDSTVSHKEVPTYSKSLDFGKKVKIGYLKESVESPGVHEDIRKKTKDILTTLEKEGHTVKPVEFSLLEYILPTYYILTTAEASSNLSRYDGVKYGYRSSEATDLQSLYKKTRSEAFGAEVKRRIMLGTFVLSAGYYDAYYTKAQKVRRLIKEQTEKILSDVDFLVIPTTPTTAFKIGEKTEDPISMYLADVFTVQANLSGIPAISVPAGNDSQGLPIGIQIMTKAFEESSLLAFSKYLTSKN
- a CDS encoding lytic transglycosylase domain-containing protein, with protein sequence MEKLFNKSGKLKGLILVVCTLLSTVSYGQFTTEQDTTTNVAPQPEETTVAVADSIPEVPDELIADRLKCLEKNVKLTFNKKIRGFIDYFTVRNRHYSVVMERRKRLYFEIFEEALKRHNMPQELKYLAIVESGLNPKAISRAGAAGLWQFMPSTGKIYKLKQDQYVDERLDPYKATEAACRYLKDLYNIFDDWELALASYNCGPGNVRKAIRKSGYKDTFWEIYNFLPQETRGYVPQFVALTYTMNHMQDHNIFADSLEYPIRFDTVHINQYVNLDMFCDQLNICKDEFTKLNPAIKRNYLPDNYPFHVRIPSDKSEYFAMNKLAILDESSKRSGDENDEDLAQPSVQLASTKPSSENKSREVATAQKKKVYYTVKKGDVLSKIADKYEVSLSDLKKWNKLKGSSIKSGQKLTIYKGGFIMEKPTLAKHTESNKKKYVPKKKVYYVQPGDTLWTISKSNNIPVEKLKKLNNLKSNDIKVGQKLIMS
- a CDS encoding Sec-independent protein translocase subunit TatA/TatB — encoded protein: MAYSMFLFLPNMGGWEVFLILTVVILLFGAKKIPELARGVGRGIREFKDATKEIKSEIEEGAKEDKK